CGGTGGGGTTGGTGCCGTCACGCTGACTGGTTCCGGTGTTGTCATCGGGGTTTCGACGTGTGTTGGGTCGGTGCCGCCGGGGACGGAGGCCTCTACATCAGAGGCCGGAGTTGAAGGCGGGACCACTGGTTCCGGCACACCGAGTGCCTTCAAAAGCGTTTTCCCGGCTCCTTGGGCAAAAGATACTACCGGACACGTCCCCCCCACCCGTGGCACCACAACCGGCATGGCGGCGGGACAGCATAGAAGTCCAGCGACGCCATCGCGAAGAAGGGTAGTCACCCGCTCCAAGGCGGCACCGGTATCGGCTGGCAAAGCGACGACGACGAGCCGATAGCCAGCGGCAGCGAGCGTGGGTTCGACCTCAGGGATCATGGCGGCAAAGGCGCCAGCCCCGGCGGCAGAGAGAACTAAGCCGATGGTGGACTGTCGGCCAAGCACCATGTCCTGGGCGATTCGGTTGGGTTTGTAACCAGATTGGCGGGCGATGGCGAGAATCCGGGCTCGAGTTTCGGCGGGGATATTGACCCCCACCGTCTTACCTCTGATGGCATAAGAAACCGTCGTAGGTGACACCCCGGCCGCCATCGCAATGTCCCGAATGGTTACGAAATTACTCAAGTGAAACGTTGTACTAAATAATATTATGCGATACAATAGCAAGATTCAGAATACAGGATTCAGAAATCAGGATGCGGTCCTCTCGCTCAACTGCCCCCGAAGGCCGCTTGGAGCTTTGCCATCGTCAGGCCCGATGCCGGCTGAATGCGCTCTAAATAGCGCTGCACGTATTTGCCGATGATATCGGTTTCAAGGTTCACCGTGTGCCCGCGTTTCACCCCCTGAAGCGAGGTATGTGCCAACGTGTGGGGGATAATGTGAACCGTGAAGGATTTCGCACGCAACTCCGCGATGGTCAGACTGATCCCGTCAATCGCGATGGAGCCTTTCGGAACAATTCCCAGCAGCAGGGAGTCGTCGCAGGAGACCTCCAATACCCAATCGGAGGCTTTCTGGTCAAAGGCCAGCACCGTCCCCGGCCCATCCACATGGCCGCTGACGATATGCCCGCCCAATCGCTCATCGGCTCGCAAGGCGCGTTCGAGATTCAAAGGGGCGCCGGTGTCCTTTTTTCCAAGATTCGATTTATTCAACGTTTCATTGAGGACATCACAGGAAAATTCACCTGCCCGGATCGCGGTCACCGTGAGACATACCCCCTGCACCGCTACACTCTCGCCCTGGATCAGAGGCGAATCCCAGGCATCATGATGGATGGTAAACACCATCCCGTCACCACGCGGCTTTTTCCCCGCCAACTTCCCGACCTGTTGAATTAACCCGGTAAACATGACTATACCCCTATCTTTCTTTGCGGGCTTTGCGACTTCTGTTCAAATTCTTTTTCTTTGCCCCGTGGTGCCCGCAGGCGGATCATGACATCGTCGCCAACCCGGCTCGACTCGACCACGCGCAGGCGGGGGGCCTTGGCCAAGGCCCAGCTGACGGCACCCACTGAAGCCAGCCCCTGCGCCCCGAGAATCACCGGGGCGACAAACAGCACCAGCTCATCCACGAGGCCAGCCTTCAATAACGACCCCACCAGTACCCCGCCCCCTTCACACACCACATGCATGATTCCCCTGGCATGCAGGGCCTTCATCAAGGCCGGCAGCGACACGCCACGCCCCGAAGCCGGCAAGACCATCACCTGGGCCCCGCCTTTGGCATAGGCGTCACGCTGGCGGGGAGGACAACGTCGGGTCGTCGCCAATAGCGTGCAGGCGGCAAGCGCATCGGTAAACACACGGGATTTCGCTGACACAGCCCCCATGGCATCGACTATGACCCGCCAGGGCTTCCGCCCCCTGGCCGGACGCGGCAGGAGTGACGGGTTATCCTCGATCACCGTGCCCGCGCCCACCATCACGGCATCCACCCTGCGACGCAGCCCCTGCACGTGTACACGGGCTTTGGGCCCGGAGATCCATTGGGAACAACCTGAGGCATCGGCAATACGTCCATCCAATGAAGCGGCCAGCTTGACCGTCAGATAAGGCCGGGCGCGCAACATGGATGAGGCGAATGGCCTGAGAAGTTCCACGGCCTCCGCCGCCCCAACTCCACACTCGACAATCAGCCCTGACGTCCTCAGCCGCGTAAAGCCTTTACCCGCATGTTTAGGATTGGGATCCGCCATCGCGCAGACGACCCGCGTGATGCCGGCCTTGAGTATCGCATCGGTGCAGGGCGGCGTACGGCCCCAGGAGGAGCAAGGTTCGAGCGTCACGTAAAGCGTGGCGCCCTGAGCCCGGGCGCCAGCCTGGCGCAGGGCATAAACCTCAGCATGAGGACTGCCGGCCTTTCGGTGATAACCACTACCGATTAGCTTGCCACCCTTGACCACCACTGCCCCCACCGGGGGATTAGGCCGTGTGAGCCCCTCCCCCAACCGGGCCAGGCGGAGTGACTCGGCCATCCATTTTGTATCGCGGGAATTCATCAGTAAGGTATTCCGATCAAATCATTCGTTTCACGCGAAGCCGCAAAGGCACGAATTCCAAAAGATAAACATTTTTTCAAACCCCTGCTCTCTTTCGCGCATTCGCGGCTTCGCGTGAAATATCCTTCTTGATGTTACGACCCGAGAAATCCCTTTACGAACTCCTTGGAATCGAATGGGGCGAGGTCATCCTCCCCTTCCCCCAGCCCGACAAAACACACAGGCAACCCCAGTTCCTTGCGAATCGTAAAAACAAAGCCCCCCTTGGATGACCCGTCCAATTTGGCAATGACCACGCCGGTCAGATCCACGCACTCCTTGAACATCCGGGCCTGAATGATCGCATTATTGCCAAGGGTGGCATCGAGGACAATCCAGTTTTCATGGGGTGCGCCGGGCAGCGCCTTGCCTATGGAGCGCTGGACCTTCTGCAATTCATCCATCAGGGGCTGCTTCGTGTGCATACGGCCGGCGGTATCAATCAGCACGACATCGGCCTTCCGGGCCACAGCGGCTTTCGTGGCATCAAACGCCACCGCCGCGGAATCTGCCCCATGGGCACCCACCACCACATCCAGTTTGAGCCGATCCGCCCATAATTTAAGTTGATGCGCCCCTGCCGCACGAAAGGTGTCCGCCGCGGCCAATAACGGGGTCAGCCCCTGCTGTTTAGCCAGATGGCCGAGCTTGGCCGTGGTGGTCGTTTTCCCCGAGCCATTGACTCCGGTAATCAGAATGACTTTCGGGGAAGCAGGGAGGGTCCACTGATAAGGCGCCTGTTCGGGGAATGCCGCCAGGAGCATCGTCTCCATCAAGTGGGTCATATCCCCGCTACCGGCCTTGCGCTTTAACCGGGCGATCCATTCCTCGACCAGGCGGGGAGCGATATCCGCCTGGATCAGTAATTTCTCCCACTCCTCGAGGGCGACCGGATCCGCCTTTGCCAAACCGGGAATCAGCCGGGCAAGCCCCCCCGCAATCTTGTCGCGGGTTCGCGCGAGTGCCGTCAGCCAGGACTTCATGACGCCGCTCCAGCCTCCGCGGCGGCCGCCGTCTCAATATCACGATGGACCCGGTCCAACACGCCATTCACAAAGCGGCCGGAGCCCACATCACCCATGTTTTTGGCAATGGCAACGGCCTCGTTAATGGAGACGGCATGGGGAATTTCCTTATGGAACATCATCTCGTATACCGCCAGGCGAATCACATTCCGATCCACCGTCGCCATGCGGGGCAAATCCCAGTTCTGGGCACATTTGGCAATCACCGCATCCACTTGGAAACGGTGTTCCATCACCCCGCGCACCAGTTCTTCGACGAACAACTGGGTCTTGGTGGTGACTTTGCGGTCCTGCCAATAAGATGCCAAAGTGGCCGCCAGTTCATCCGGATTGAAGTCCAGCTGAAACAGGATCTGCACCGCTGCTTCGCGGGCATCTCGTCGGGATCCCATATTAAACTCCCATCTGCTTGCACAGGTTCGCCATCTCAATGGCGGCCAGCGCCCCGCTCCATCCCTTATTGCCCGCCTTGGTGCCGCAGCGTTCGATGGCCTGCTCCAGGTTGTCGGCACAGACAACGGAATTGATGACCGGCAGCTGCTTATCCAATGCGATTCCCGACAACGCCCGCGATACCTGACCATTGATCAGATCCGCATGCGGCGTCGCGCCCTGAATCACCACACCCAGCGCCACGATGGCATTCAGGCCCCCTTTGACGGCCAGCTGCTGCACCACAAACGGCAGCTCATTGGCGCCCGGGACCCAGGCGACGGTAATATCTTTTTCATTTACCCCATGCCGGACGAAACAATCGATGGCCCCACCCACCAATTCCTTGGTGAATAAATCATTAAACCGGCTGACCACGATCCCGAATTTCAGCCCCTGTCCGATCAGGTTTCCAGATAGTTCTTTCACAGTTGTACTCATTATCTTCTCCCTCCCAATTCGCAACTCGTCTTCACTTTTAACGTTTAACATTTTACTTTTAACTTCTTAAAGCCAATGTCCCAGTTTCTTCTTTTTGGTCGCCAGATACCGCTGACTATGCTCGTTGGCAGGCAAAATAAGCGGAACCCGCTCAGTGATCGTCAAGCCATACGCTTCGAGCCCAATGACCTTGCGGGGATTATTAGTGATCAGCCGGATATCGGTCAATCCGAGATCTGCCAGAATTTGTGCGCCCACGCCATAATCCCTTAAATCCGCCTTAAACCCAAGTTTTTCATTGGCTTCAACCGTGTCCAGCCCCTTTTCCTGCAACGCATAGGCGTGCAGTTTATTGGCCAGACCGATCCCCCGCCCTTCCTGACGCATATAGAGCACGACACCCACTTTTTCGCGGGCCACCATATCCATGGCCTTGGAAAGCTGATCCCCGCAGTCACACCGCATGGACCCGAATACATCGCCGGTCAGACATTCGCTGTGCACCCGCACGAGGGGTGATTTCGCCTTCCGGGGGTCCCCCATGACCAAGGCCAGATGATGCTCGTTGCCAATCAGCGAGCGATAGAGTTTCAGCTTAAAGAGGCCGTGCCGGGTCGGCATCTCTACGGTACGTTCGAGCTCGACCAGGCGCTCCTCGCGGCGCCGATATTCAATTAACCCCGCTACGGTGGCGATCTTAAGCCCGTGCTTTTTGGCAAATTTACGCAGTTCCGGCAACCTCGCCATCTCCCCGTTATCCTTCATGATCTCACAGATCACGCCGGCAGGTGCCAGGCCGGCCAACCGGGCAAGATCGACCGCCGTCTCCGTATGACCCGCCCGGCACAACACGCCGCCCTCCTTGGCTTGCAGCGGGAATACGTGGCCGGGACTGATCAGATCTCGGCGTTGCGACCCGGGCGCAATCAGCGTCTTGATGGTTCTGGCCCGGTCACGGGCACTGATCCCGGTTGAAACCCCTTCACACGCATCCACCGACTCCATAAAAGCGGTACCAAAATGATCCCCACCACCCCGGTTCACCATGCTGCGGATGTTCAGCGTTTCGAGGCGATCCTTGGTCATGGCCACACAAATCAGGCCGCGGCCGAAACGGGCCATGAAATTAATGGCACTATCCGTGACTTTATCAGCAGCCATGATGAGATCCCCCTCGTTCTCACGGTTCTCATCATCAGTGATCACCACCATTTTCCCAAGGCGGATATCAGCGATAACTGCCTCGATGGGATCAAATATAGGTTTCTTTTTAATCATAATCCTGCTTCCGTCAGCCCCGACACTCGCCACTTATAAAAAAAAACGGAAACCATATAGGTTTCCGGGACAATAAACGGCACAACTATGCCGGTTCTGTCTTCTCCCATCCAGACTGAGAGGCGAATCTACGCCACCATCACTGTCGGCCACGGCATTTCACCGTGTCTGCCCTGCTTTCGCAAGGCTCGCGGGCTTTAACCGCCGGTTGGGAATCTCCATCCACTGATGAAACACCCCGTCCCGAAGACAACCACATTACTCACATCACACGCAACATTTCTCCGTTGCAGGGGAATACCTTAATGCATGAGCCTCAATTTTTCAACGCCTTTTCCGTTAATCCCCAGTTGTTAAGTTGCTGTGTTGTTGAGTTGCCGGAGATTATCCCCCTGACAACCCAACAACTTGACAATCAACAACTTTCTTACTTGGAGTGTTTCGCCAAGTAAGACGCCACGCCCTCAGCGGTGGGCTTCATGGCCTCTTCGCCTTCTTTCCAGTTGGCAGGACACACATCGCCATGCTCTTCATGGAATTTGAGAGCGTCCAGGGTGCGGACGGCCTCTTCAACATTCCGGCCGATCGGAAGATCATTGACCAACTGATGCCGCACCACGCCCTTCTGATCGATCAGAAACAATCCCCGCAGCGCCACCGCGTCGTTCAGCAAGACATCATAATCACGGGCGATTTTCTTATCCAAGTCTGCCACCAACGGGAAGGCAATCTCGCCGATACCGCCCTTTTGGACGGGAGTCTGGCGCCAGGCAAAGTGACTGAACTGGGAGTCCACCGATACGCCCAAAACCACCGCCCCCTTCTTTTCGAAGACTTTTACCGCCTTGTTGAAGGCCAGAATCTCGGAAGGACACACAAACGTGAAATCCAGCGGATAGAAGAACAACACCACATATTTTCCACGGTAGGAAGAGAGGGTCAGTTCCTTGATCTGATTGTCAGGCATCACGGCTTGGGCGGTGAAATCAGGCGCTACTTTGGTGACTAATACGGACATACTATTTTCTCCTTTATTATTTTTTATCTTACTAAAAACCCGGTACGAACCGGAAATTGCTTACGAGCGAGATAATGACACTATGCGCGTATCATTATCAAGTTTATT
This window of the bacterium genome carries:
- a CDS encoding LacI family DNA-binding transcriptional regulator, translating into MSNFVTIRDIAMAAGVSPTTVSYAIRGKTVGVNIPAETRARILAIARQSGYKPNRIAQDMVLGRQSTIGLVLSAAGAGAFAAMIPEVEPTLAAAGYRLVVVALPADTGAALERVTTLLRDGVAGLLCCPAAMPVVVPRVGGTCPVVSFAQGAGKTLLKALGVPEPVVPPSTPASDVEASVPGGTDPTHVETPMTTPEPVSVTAPTPP
- a CDS encoding riboflavin synthase, which encodes MFTGLIQQVGKLAGKKPRGDGMVFTIHHDAWDSPLIQGESVAVQGVCLTVTAIRAGEFSCDVLNETLNKSNLGKKDTGAPLNLERALRADERLGGHIVSGHVDGPGTVLAFDQKASDWVLEVSCDDSLLLGIVPKGSIAIDGISLTIAELRAKSFTVHIIPHTLAHTSLQGVKRGHTVNLETDIIGKYVQRYLERIQPASGLTMAKLQAAFGGS
- the ribD gene encoding bifunctional diaminohydroxyphosphoribosylaminopyrimidine deaminase/5-amino-6-(5-phosphoribosylamino)uracil reductase RibD, with amino-acid sequence MNSRDTKWMAESLRLARLGEGLTRPNPPVGAVVVKGGKLIGSGYHRKAGSPHAEVYALRQAGARAQGATLYVTLEPCSSWGRTPPCTDAILKAGITRVVCAMADPNPKHAGKGFTRLRTSGLIVECGVGAAEAVELLRPFASSMLRARPYLTVKLAASLDGRIADASGCSQWISGPKARVHVQGLRRRVDAVMVGAGTVIEDNPSLLPRPARGRKPWRVIVDAMGAVSAKSRVFTDALAACTLLATTRRCPPRQRDAYAKGGAQVMVLPASGRGVSLPALMKALHARGIMHVVCEGGGVLVGSLLKAGLVDELVLFVAPVILGAQGLASVGAVSWALAKAPRLRVVESSRVGDDVMIRLRAPRGKEKEFEQKSQSPQRKIGV
- the ftsY gene encoding signal recognition particle-docking protein FtsY; translated protein: MKSWLTALARTRDKIAGGLARLIPGLAKADPVALEEWEKLLIQADIAPRLVEEWIARLKRKAGSGDMTHLMETMLLAAFPEQAPYQWTLPASPKVILITGVNGSGKTTTTAKLGHLAKQQGLTPLLAAADTFRAAGAHQLKLWADRLKLDVVVGAHGADSAAVAFDATKAAVARKADVVLIDTAGRMHTKQPLMDELQKVQRSIGKALPGAPHENWIVLDATLGNNAIIQARMFKECVDLTGVVIAKLDGSSKGGFVFTIRKELGLPVCFVGLGEGEDDLAPFDSKEFVKGFLGS
- the nusB gene encoding transcription antitermination factor NusB, which produces MGSRRDAREAAVQILFQLDFNPDELAATLASYWQDRKVTTKTQLFVEELVRGVMEHRFQVDAVIAKCAQNWDLPRMATVDRNVIRLAVYEMMFHKEIPHAVSINEAVAIAKNMGDVGSGRFVNGVLDRVHRDIETAAAAEAGAAS
- the ribH gene encoding 6,7-dimethyl-8-ribityllumazine synthase, with amino-acid sequence MSTTVKELSGNLIGQGLKFGIVVSRFNDLFTKELVGGAIDCFVRHGVNEKDITVAWVPGANELPFVVQQLAVKGGLNAIVALGVVIQGATPHADLINGQVSRALSGIALDKQLPVINSVVCADNLEQAIERCGTKAGNKGWSGALAAIEMANLCKQMGV
- a CDS encoding bifunctional 3,4-dihydroxy-2-butanone-4-phosphate synthase/GTP cyclohydrolase II; the encoded protein is MIKKKPIFDPIEAVIADIRLGKMVVITDDENRENEGDLIMAADKVTDSAINFMARFGRGLICVAMTKDRLETLNIRSMVNRGGGDHFGTAFMESVDACEGVSTGISARDRARTIKTLIAPGSQRRDLISPGHVFPLQAKEGGVLCRAGHTETAVDLARLAGLAPAGVICEIMKDNGEMARLPELRKFAKKHGLKIATVAGLIEYRRREERLVELERTVEMPTRHGLFKLKLYRSLIGNEHHLALVMGDPRKAKSPLVRVHSECLTGDVFGSMRCDCGDQLSKAMDMVAREKVGVVLYMRQEGRGIGLANKLHAYALQEKGLDTVEANEKLGFKADLRDYGVGAQILADLGLTDIRLITNNPRKVIGLEAYGLTITERVPLILPANEHSQRYLATKKKKLGHWL
- a CDS encoding peroxiredoxin; translated protein: MSVLVTKVAPDFTAQAVMPDNQIKELTLSSYRGKYVVLFFYPLDFTFVCPSEILAFNKAVKVFEKKGAVVLGVSVDSQFSHFAWRQTPVQKGGIGEIAFPLVADLDKKIARDYDVLLNDAVALRGLFLIDQKGVVRHQLVNDLPIGRNVEEAVRTLDALKFHEEHGDVCPANWKEGEEAMKPTAEGVASYLAKHSK